One region of Acidobacteriota bacterium genomic DNA includes:
- a CDS encoding pyridoxal phosphate-dependent aminotransferase, which translates to MIIASEVRKQIERSSFIRRMFEEGIRMKAERGAENVFDFSLGNPSEDPPAGVLRAFRALAERSAPGSHGYMPNPGFPEARETVARRLREATGVDFTPGHVLMTAGCAGAMNAALKAVLNPGEEVIVPMPCFPDYAFYIGNYGGVMVPVETREDFSLDVGAIAAKIGPRTRAIILNSPHNPSGVIYPEATLRELEAVLAKAAAPILVLSDEPYTSIVYDGARCPQLASIVSNCMITTSWSKKWGLAGERIGYLAVSPRVPDALALAQACAFTGRILGFINAPAIWQLVVAEAPDESTDLAVYQEKRDLMCDGLERAGYEVRRPQGAFYVFLKTPIPDDFEFVHLLQEEGVLAVPGSGFGRKGYMRLSLTVPRDTVVRSLPAFARALEKLRA; encoded by the coding sequence ATGATCATCGCCAGTGAGGTCCGGAAACAGATCGAGCGATCCTCCTTCATCCGCAGGATGTTCGAGGAAGGGATACGGATGAAGGCCGAGAGGGGGGCGGAAAACGTGTTCGATTTCTCGCTCGGGAACCCCAGCGAGGACCCGCCGGCGGGGGTGCTCCGGGCCTTCCGGGCCCTGGCCGAGCGCAGCGCGCCGGGGTCGCACGGCTACATGCCGAATCCCGGTTTTCCCGAGGCGCGCGAGACGGTGGCGCGGCGGCTGCGGGAAGCGACGGGGGTGGATTTCACCCCGGGCCACGTCCTGATGACGGCGGGGTGCGCCGGCGCCATGAACGCGGCACTCAAGGCCGTCCTCAATCCGGGGGAGGAGGTGATCGTCCCCATGCCCTGCTTCCCCGACTACGCTTTCTACATCGGCAACTACGGCGGGGTCATGGTGCCGGTGGAGACCCGGGAGGACTTTTCGCTCGACGTCGGGGCGATCGCGGCGAAAATCGGCCCGCGCACCCGCGCCATCATCCTGAATTCGCCCCACAACCCGAGCGGGGTCATCTACCCCGAAGCAACGTTGCGGGAACTGGAAGCGGTGCTGGCGAAGGCGGCCGCGCCCATCCTGGTGTTGAGCGACGAACCGTACACCTCCATCGTCTACGACGGCGCCCGCTGCCCGCAACTGGCTTCGATCGTCTCCAACTGCATGATCACCACCTCCTGGTCGAAGAAGTGGGGACTCGCGGGAGAACGGATCGGCTACCTGGCCGTCTCGCCGCGCGTGCCGGACGCCCTGGCGCTGGCCCAGGCCTGCGCCTTTACCGGCCGCATCCTCGGCTTCATCAACGCCCCCGCGATCTGGCAGCTGGTGGTGGCCGAGGCGCCGGACGAATCGACCGACCTGGCCGTCTACCAGGAAAAGCGCGACCTGATGTGCGACGGGCTCGAGCGCGCGGGCTACGAGGTGCGCCGGCCCCAGGGAGCCTTCTACGTCTTCCTGAAGACGCCGATCCCGGACGATTTCGAGTTCGTGCACCTGCTCCAGGAGGAGGGGGTGCTGGCGGTCCCCGGAAGCGGGTTCGGGCGCAAGGGCTACATGCGCCTGTCGTTGACGGTCCCCCGGGACACCGTTGTCCGATCGCTCCCCGCCTTCGCCCGTGCCCTGGAAAAGCTGCGCGCCTAG
- a CDS encoding HesA/MoeB/ThiF family protein has translation MKFTPEELQRYNRQLIIPDIGEEGQRKLARAKVFVAGVGGLGSISSYYLAAAGIGHLKIVDMDTVDYSNLNRQIIHWTEDIGVPKTESGARKLMNLNPHCRVETVQQKITRENCAAMVGECELIVDAMDNMEGRRALNAASVQLGIPYIYGGVYQLDGLISTFIPGQTPCLECVFPDDGSTTRPKPPGILGPAPGVIACLQAIEAIKWIVGIQGLLTGRLLSFCGFDMTFREFRISRNPDCAVCMQRRSG, from the coding sequence ATGAAATTCACACCGGAGGAATTGCAGCGCTACAACCGGCAGCTCATCATCCCCGACATCGGCGAGGAGGGGCAGCGGAAGCTGGCGCGCGCGAAGGTCTTCGTGGCCGGGGTCGGCGGGCTCGGCTCCATCTCCTCTTACTACCTGGCGGCCGCCGGGATCGGGCATCTGAAGATCGTGGACATGGACACGGTCGATTACAGCAACCTGAACCGGCAGATCATCCACTGGACCGAAGATATCGGGGTGCCCAAGACTGAATCGGGGGCGCGCAAGTTGATGAACCTGAATCCCCACTGCCGGGTCGAAACGGTGCAGCAGAAGATCACGCGCGAAAACTGCGCGGCCATGGTGGGAGAATGTGAGCTGATCGTGGACGCCATGGACAACATGGAGGGGCGGCGCGCCCTCAACGCCGCCAGTGTGCAGCTGGGGATTCCCTACATCTACGGCGGGGTGTACCAGCTCGACGGGTTGATCTCCACCTTCATTCCCGGCCAAACCCCCTGCCTGGAGTGCGTCTTCCCCGATGACGGTTCCACGACTCGCCCCAAACCTCCCGGGATCCTCGGGCCAGCGCCCGGGGTGATCGCCTGCCTTCAGGCGATCGAGGCGATCAAGTGGATCGTGGGGATCCAGGGGCTGCTGACCGGCCGCCTCCTCTCCTTCTGCGGCTTCGACATGACCTTCCGGGAGTTCCGCATCAGCCGCAACCCCGATTGCGCCGTCTGCATGCAGCGCCGCTCCGGCTGA